The Flavobacterium jumunjinense genome includes a region encoding these proteins:
- a CDS encoding KpsF/GutQ family sugar-phosphate isomerase: MDTTTTILNSAKNTILAESKSIAELVNYLTYDFAEATKIIYNSKGRLVVTGIGKSAIIAQKIVATLNSTGTPSVFLHAAEAVHGDLGMVLPQDVIICISKSGNSPEIKVLVPLLKRFGNTLIGMTADANSFLGKESHYLLHAYVENEACPNNLAPTNSTTAQLVLGDALAVALMELRNFKSEDFAIYHPGGALGKKLLLKIKDMLDTTHTPKVAPDASIKKVIMEISEKRLGVTAVIDNEKVIGIITDGDIRRMLNDNDTFTHLVAKDIMTKNPKNINSNILVSEALSILENNSITQLVVIDNDIYKGILHLHDILKEGIV, from the coding sequence TTGGACACAACAACAACTATATTAAATTCGGCAAAGAACACCATTTTAGCTGAAAGCAAAAGCATAGCTGAACTTGTTAATTACTTAACATATGATTTTGCTGAAGCAACAAAAATAATCTATAATTCGAAAGGACGTTTGGTCGTTACTGGAATTGGAAAAAGTGCCATTATTGCTCAAAAAATAGTAGCAACATTAAATTCTACAGGTACTCCTTCTGTTTTTCTTCATGCTGCAGAAGCTGTTCATGGAGATTTAGGAATGGTTTTACCACAAGATGTGATTATTTGTATCTCTAAAAGTGGAAACAGTCCAGAAATTAAAGTTTTAGTCCCGTTATTAAAAAGATTTGGAAACACTCTTATAGGAATGACTGCTGACGCAAATTCATTTCTTGGAAAAGAGTCGCATTATCTTTTACATGCTTATGTAGAGAATGAAGCTTGTCCAAACAATTTAGCACCTACGAATAGTACGACTGCACAATTAGTATTAGGAGATGCTTTAGCTGTAGCTTTAATGGAATTAAGGAATTTTAAAAGTGAAGATTTTGCTATTTATCACCCTGGTGGTGCTTTAGGAAAAAAATTACTACTTAAAATAAAAGATATGCTAGACACTACGCATACTCCAAAAGTTGCTCCAGATGCAAGCATTAAGAAAGTAATAATGGAAATTTCTGAAAAGCGTTTAGGTGTTACCGCAGTAATTGACAACGAAAAAGTGATTGGTATTATTACCGATGGAGATATTCGAAGAATGCTAAACGATAATGATACTTTTACACATTTAGTTGCAAAAGACATTATGACTAAAAACCCAAAAAACATTAATTCTAACATTCTTGTGTCGGAAGCATTAAGTATTTTAGAGAATAATTCTATCACACAATTAGTAGTAATTGACAATGATATTTATAAAGGAATCTTACATTTGCATGATATTTTAAAAGAAGGAATTGTATAA
- a CDS encoding carboxymuconolactone decarboxylase family protein, which yields MSDLVKEFNEYRSKMNEKLLADNNKVIKRIFNVDTNAYMEGALDVKTKELLGLVASAVLRCDDCVKYHLETSHKEGITKEEMMEAMGIATLVGGSIVIPHLRRAYEFWEALEENVK from the coding sequence ATGTCTGATTTAGTAAAAGAATTCAACGAATATCGTTCTAAAATGAACGAAAAGCTATTGGCTGATAACAATAAAGTAATTAAACGTATTTTTAACGTAGACACAAATGCCTACATGGAAGGAGCGTTAGACGTTAAAACAAAAGAACTTCTTGGTTTAGTTGCTTCTGCTGTATTGCGTTGCGATGATTGCGTTAAATATCATTTAGAGACATCACATAAAGAAGGTATTACAAAAGAAGAAATGATGGAAGCAATGGGAATTGCTACACTTGTTGGAGGCTCTATTGTTATTCCTCATTTAAGAAGAGCCTACGAGTTTTGGGAAGCTCTTGAAGAAAATGTTAAATAA
- a CDS encoding zinc ribbon domain-containing protein codes for MSKIVICTNCTEENDSSARYCSKCGYKIPEVEIEAKEPESIKNTKKSDDKKNTKKKIITTILSLIFFFAFFFAAKLIFKTDDIDSELTKIASEINKTCPFNVDKDTRLDGVLVLPNKTIQYNYTLTSYSKEEINIEEASEYIFKNSLENIKNNPDMKYLKDKHVNFTYSYKDKKKVYLFKVDVKPSDYN; via the coding sequence ATGAGCAAGATTGTTATTTGTACTAACTGTACTGAAGAGAATGATTCTTCTGCTAGATATTGTTCTAAATGTGGCTATAAAATTCCAGAAGTTGAAATTGAAGCAAAGGAACCTGAGTCTATAAAAAACACTAAAAAAAGTGATGATAAAAAGAATACCAAGAAAAAAATAATTACTACAATTCTTTCTCTTATTTTCTTTTTTGCTTTTTTTTTCGCGGCTAAACTCATCTTTAAAACCGATGATATTGATAGTGAATTAACAAAAATCGCTAGCGAAATAAATAAGACCTGTCCTTTCAATGTTGACAAGGACACTCGTTTGGATGGCGTTTTAGTGCTACCAAACAAAACCATTCAATACAATTATACTTTAACAAGCTACTCAAAAGAAGAAATAAATATTGAAGAAGCTTCTGAATATATTTTTAAAAATTCTTTAGAAAATATAAAGAATAATCCTGATATGAAATATTTGAAAGACAAACATGTTAATTTCACATATTCTTATAAGGACAAAAAAAAGGTCTATTTGTTTAAAGTTGACGTAAAACCGAGTGACTATAATTAA
- the tatC gene encoding twin-arginine translocase subunit TatC, whose protein sequence is MAKKNMAEMSFLDHLEELRWLLIRSTIAILAGATIAFFFSDFIFNEIIFGPKSVDFFTYQFFCDISQKFGLDESLCVKEINLPIQNREMGGQFSIHLWTSITVGFIFAFPFILWEIWKFISPALYDSEKKYASAFIIISSLLFFIGVLFGYYIIAPLSVQFFASYIVSTEINNSIDITSYISLMKTSAIASGLLFELPIIIYFLTKLGLVTPDFLRKYRKYTLVIVLILSAIITPPDIISQVIVAIPIMILYEISILISATVMKKQNKTTDLTNY, encoded by the coding sequence ATGGCAAAAAAAAATATGGCTGAAATGTCGTTTTTAGACCATCTTGAAGAACTTAGATGGCTATTAATTAGAAGTACAATCGCAATTTTAGCGGGGGCAACTATTGCTTTTTTCTTTAGCGATTTTATTTTTAATGAAATTATATTCGGACCAAAAAGCGTCGATTTTTTCACTTATCAATTCTTTTGTGATATTTCTCAAAAATTTGGTTTAGATGAAAGTCTATGTGTTAAAGAAATAAATCTTCCTATTCAAAATAGAGAAATGGGCGGACAATTCTCTATACATTTATGGACTTCTATAACAGTAGGATTTATTTTCGCATTCCCTTTTATACTTTGGGAAATTTGGAAATTCATAAGTCCGGCCTTATATGATAGTGAAAAAAAATATGCTTCTGCATTTATCATTATTTCCTCTCTATTATTCTTTATAGGTGTTTTATTCGGTTATTATATTATTGCTCCTTTATCGGTTCAGTTTTTCGCAAGTTATATTGTGAGTACAGAAATTAATAATTCAATCGATATTACTTCCTATATTAGCTTAATGAAAACTTCTGCAATTGCTAGTGGTTTACTTTTTGAGTTACCAATAATCATATACTTTTTAACTAAATTAGGACTCGTAACTCCTGATTTCTTGAGGAAATATAGAAAATACACACTTGTTATCGTACTTATTTTATCGGCTATTATTACTCCACCAGACATAATTAGCCAAGTTATTGTAGCTATTCCTATAATGATTTTATATGAGATAAGTATTCTAATTAGTGCAACTGTGATGAAAAAACAAAATAAAACAACCGATTTAACAAACTACTAA